From a single Xyrauchen texanus isolate HMW12.3.18 chromosome 26, RBS_HiC_50CHRs, whole genome shotgun sequence genomic region:
- the LOC127620149 gene encoding upstream stimulatory factor 2-like isoform X2, with protein sequence MDMLDQSLDTSTSHEKQETEEVVQLQEEGVGVEEHTAVTIASVQQAAAFADHNVQYQFRTENSGGQVTYRVVQVTDDHLEAAGDGGTAVSVVSSAAFAGAHQAVAQAVIQNPFSNGGSPAGETVGGETRFAYFPAATVSDGTAVSVQATSDPTLAQAGGQFYVMMSPPDVLQTGTQRTIAPRTHTYSTDLGDRETLQHSRSDWKIDGPRAPRDERRRAQHNEVERRRRDKINNWIVTLSKIIPDCNMDNTKTGASKGGILSKACDYIRELRQTNQRLQESYKDVERIQVDNELLRQQIEDLKNDNALLRAQLQQHGLEISESTS encoded by the exons ATGGATATGCTCGATCAGAGCTTGGACACCTCGACGAG TCACGAGAAACAGGAAACTGAGGAGGTTGTTCAGCTACAGGAAG AGGGGGTGGGGGTGGAGGAGCATACAGCGGTTACCATAGCGAGTGTCCAGCAAGCAGCAGCGTTTGCAGACCACAATGTTCAATACCAGTTCCGCACAGAGAACAGTGGTGGACAG GTGACGTATCGTGTGGTCCAGGTAACGGATGATCATTTAGAGGCAGCTGGAGATGGTGGGACTGCAGTCAGTGTGGTGTCCTCAGCTGCCTTCGCGGGCGCACATCAAGCAGTAGCACAG GCTGTTATACAGAACCCTTTCAGTAATGGAGGCAGTCCAGCAGGAGAGACGGTGGGTGGAGAGACGCGCTTTGCCTATTTCCCAGCAGCAACTGTTAGTGATGGTACAGCTGTGTCAGTGCAGGCCACCTCTGATCCAACACTCGCACAGGCTGGAG GTCAGTTTTACGTGATGATGAGTCCACCAGATGTTTTACAAACTGGCACACAACGGACCATCGCTCCTCGTACGCACACTTATTCCAC agacctTGGTGACCGTGAGACTCTTCAACACAGCAGATCAGACTG GAAGATTGATGGCCCCCGGGCACCTCGTGATGAGAGGAGGAGAGCACAGCACAATGAAG TTGAAAGGAGAAGAAGAGACAAAATCAACAACTGGATTGTCACTCTGTCGAAAATTATCCCAGACTGCAATATGGACAATACCAAAACAGGAGCG AGTAAAGGAGGCATCCTATCTAAAGCATGTGACTACATCAGAGAACTCCGACAGACTAACCAGCGGCTGCAGGAGAGCTATAAGGATGTGGAGAGAATACAAGTGGACAATGAGCTACTAAGACAACAG ATTGAAGACCTGAAGAACGACAATGCACTGCTCCGAGCTCAACTACAACAGCATGGCCTGGAAATCAGTGAAAGTACATCATAA
- the LOC127620149 gene encoding upstream stimulatory factor 2-like isoform X3, translating into MDMLDQSLDTSTSHEKQETEEVVQLQEAEGVGVEEHTAVTIASVQQAAAFADHNVQYQFRTENSGGQVTYRVVQVTDDHLEAAGDGGTAVSVVSSAAFAGAHQAVAQAVIQNPFSNGGSPAGETVGGETRFAYFPAATVSDGTAVSVQATSDPTLAQAGGQFYVMMSPPDVLQTGTQRTIAPRTHTYSTKIDGPRAPRDERRRAQHNEVERRRRDKINNWIVTLSKIIPDCNMDNTKTGASKGGILSKACDYIRELRQTNQRLQESYKDVERIQVDNELLRQQIEDLKNDNALLRAQLQQHGLEISESTS; encoded by the exons ATGGATATGCTCGATCAGAGCTTGGACACCTCGACGAG TCACGAGAAACAGGAAACTGAGGAGGTTGTTCAGCTACAGGAAG CAGAGGGGGTGGGGGTGGAGGAGCATACAGCGGTTACCATAGCGAGTGTCCAGCAAGCAGCAGCGTTTGCAGACCACAATGTTCAATACCAGTTCCGCACAGAGAACAGTGGTGGACAG GTGACGTATCGTGTGGTCCAGGTAACGGATGATCATTTAGAGGCAGCTGGAGATGGTGGGACTGCAGTCAGTGTGGTGTCCTCAGCTGCCTTCGCGGGCGCACATCAAGCAGTAGCACAG GCTGTTATACAGAACCCTTTCAGTAATGGAGGCAGTCCAGCAGGAGAGACGGTGGGTGGAGAGACGCGCTTTGCCTATTTCCCAGCAGCAACTGTTAGTGATGGTACAGCTGTGTCAGTGCAGGCCACCTCTGATCCAACACTCGCACAGGCTGGAG GTCAGTTTTACGTGATGATGAGTCCACCAGATGTTTTACAAACTGGCACACAACGGACCATCGCTCCTCGTACGCACACTTATTCCAC GAAGATTGATGGCCCCCGGGCACCTCGTGATGAGAGGAGGAGAGCACAGCACAATGAAG TTGAAAGGAGAAGAAGAGACAAAATCAACAACTGGATTGTCACTCTGTCGAAAATTATCCCAGACTGCAATATGGACAATACCAAAACAGGAGCG AGTAAAGGAGGCATCCTATCTAAAGCATGTGACTACATCAGAGAACTCCGACAGACTAACCAGCGGCTGCAGGAGAGCTATAAGGATGTGGAGAGAATACAAGTGGACAATGAGCTACTAAGACAACAG ATTGAAGACCTGAAGAACGACAATGCACTGCTCCGAGCTCAACTACAACAGCATGGCCTGGAAATCAGTGAAAGTACATCATAA
- the LOC127620149 gene encoding upstream stimulatory factor 2-like isoform X1 — protein MDMLDQSLDTSTSHEKQETEEVVQLQEAEGVGVEEHTAVTIASVQQAAAFADHNVQYQFRTENSGGQVTYRVVQVTDDHLEAAGDGGTAVSVVSSAAFAGAHQAVAQAVIQNPFSNGGSPAGETVGGETRFAYFPAATVSDGTAVSVQATSDPTLAQAGGQFYVMMSPPDVLQTGTQRTIAPRTHTYSTDLGDRETLQHSRSDWKIDGPRAPRDERRRAQHNEVERRRRDKINNWIVTLSKIIPDCNMDNTKTGASKGGILSKACDYIRELRQTNQRLQESYKDVERIQVDNELLRQQIEDLKNDNALLRAQLQQHGLEISESTS, from the exons ATGGATATGCTCGATCAGAGCTTGGACACCTCGACGAG TCACGAGAAACAGGAAACTGAGGAGGTTGTTCAGCTACAGGAAG CAGAGGGGGTGGGGGTGGAGGAGCATACAGCGGTTACCATAGCGAGTGTCCAGCAAGCAGCAGCGTTTGCAGACCACAATGTTCAATACCAGTTCCGCACAGAGAACAGTGGTGGACAG GTGACGTATCGTGTGGTCCAGGTAACGGATGATCATTTAGAGGCAGCTGGAGATGGTGGGACTGCAGTCAGTGTGGTGTCCTCAGCTGCCTTCGCGGGCGCACATCAAGCAGTAGCACAG GCTGTTATACAGAACCCTTTCAGTAATGGAGGCAGTCCAGCAGGAGAGACGGTGGGTGGAGAGACGCGCTTTGCCTATTTCCCAGCAGCAACTGTTAGTGATGGTACAGCTGTGTCAGTGCAGGCCACCTCTGATCCAACACTCGCACAGGCTGGAG GTCAGTTTTACGTGATGATGAGTCCACCAGATGTTTTACAAACTGGCACACAACGGACCATCGCTCCTCGTACGCACACTTATTCCAC agacctTGGTGACCGTGAGACTCTTCAACACAGCAGATCAGACTG GAAGATTGATGGCCCCCGGGCACCTCGTGATGAGAGGAGGAGAGCACAGCACAATGAAG TTGAAAGGAGAAGAAGAGACAAAATCAACAACTGGATTGTCACTCTGTCGAAAATTATCCCAGACTGCAATATGGACAATACCAAAACAGGAGCG AGTAAAGGAGGCATCCTATCTAAAGCATGTGACTACATCAGAGAACTCCGACAGACTAACCAGCGGCTGCAGGAGAGCTATAAGGATGTGGAGAGAATACAAGTGGACAATGAGCTACTAAGACAACAG ATTGAAGACCTGAAGAACGACAATGCACTGCTCCGAGCTCAACTACAACAGCATGGCCTGGAAATCAGTGAAAGTACATCATAA
- the si:dkey-211g8.8 gene encoding uncharacterized protein si:dkey-211g8.8, with protein sequence MERSRETGKQKPRRGRKNRAAIKGGKLKEHQTTKTMMSSIMKDVPVALQYQERKHGKKISTENHTEEDFSSSKPAQQSSPSALLTLNKKDQIKTPVTSTIKARKTSQHTVAVENSSAKSLKVRNEQHQRSDSEEQCFPETSLNTEASSAADDRTQRNIRGVPVTPQKRKRRAKDASKHEKKTSKDVNTCIDDGSSIYLPPQPSSPPSLLLTSNEKDQTKKPVHSIIEGLRIPEHKVEVELKECNEQHQHGDSEEQCCSEIRLNTEPSSVADEIAQRNLKDVQNQQITPLSGEEDPYSSSLQTSESPSKRHSEKRPLCSELPDQQTFTQSNGKRQKISDNRPLQNVVAEADLCSESNLEGNEDDRQLRLKFMSEDMKEKRFLLCDSPDKFDQRPEDQKSTAKTTTLGHMVDQPFVVHTSWEGHAAEEIKNIADASTKDLNKDNICRTALKVTDYLSYVKIIYVLLEWHKQNKQNRQDIRIRVGIFTVLMRSSDLYCCPIKQDEKEIRFHDKNLSYATLKTSKEFSKKYSQTIWNFIMGYHDKVSSSVKTPQDAIAVCAILFSEVIRYPDMFFHNILLMQFFKSWTEFCDHHPMITGGSWKCQGENKNTSKKENLQPRNSVPDKVKKRKQKNIVFCAKKIMRDEDKMNTLFQIEVLDSQVEEADDTASFETLGYGC encoded by the exons ATGGAGCGTTCGCGCGAAACAGGAAAACAG AAACCACGGAGAGGCAGGAAAAATAGAGCGGCCATCAAAGGAGGAAAGTTAAAAGAGCACCAGACCACAAAAACAATGATGTCATCAATAATGAAAG ACGTGCCAGTTGCGCTGCAATATCAAGAGCGGAAGCATGGAAAAAAGATTTCGACAGA AAACCACACTGAAGAAGACTTTTCAAGCAGCAAACCTGCACAACAATCATCACCTTCAGCACTCCTTACGTTGAACAAAAAAGACCAAATAAAGACACCTGTTACAAG CACCATCAAAGCAAGGAAGACCTCCCAGCATACAGTTGCTGTTGAAAACTCCTCTGCCAAAAGTCTGAAA GTACGCAATGAGCAACATCAGCGTAGTGATTCAGAAGAACAATGTTTTCCTGAGACCAGCTTGAACACTGAAGCTTCATCTGCAGCAGATGACAGAACACAAAGGAACATAAGAG GCGTGCCGGTTACACCACAAAAAAGGAAAAGGCGTGCCAAAGATGCatctaaacatgagaaaaagacCTCCAAAGA TGTGAACACTTGCATTGATGACGGTTCATCGATCTACTTGCCTCCACAACCATCCTCGCCACCTTCACTGCTCCTCACGTCAAACGAAAAAGACCAAACAAAGAAGCCTGTTCATAG CATCATTGAAGGACTGCGGATCCCTGAACATAAAGTCGAAGTTGAATTGAAA GAGTGCAATGAGCAACATCAGCATGGTGATTCAGAGGAACAGTGTTGTTCTGAGATCAGATTGAACACTGAGCCATCATCTGTGGCAGATGAAATAGCACAAAGGAACTTAAAAG ATGTTCAAAATCAGCAGATTACTCCTCTCTCTGGTGAAGAGGATCCATATTCCTCATCTCTTCAGACCTCTGAGTCACCATCGAA gaGGCACAGTGAAAAGAGGCCATTATGTAGTGAGCTGCCTGATCAACAAACATTCACTCAGAGCAATGGCAAAAGGCAAAAAATAAG TGACAACAGACCTCTCCAAAATGTTGTAGCTGAGGCTGACTTATGTTCAGAG TCTAATCTTGAAGGGAATGAAGATGATCGACAGTTGCGTCTGAAATTCATGTCTGAGGACATGAAAGAGAAGAGGTTTTTGTTGTGTGATTCTCCTGATAAATTTGATCAAAGACCTGAAGATCAAAAATCCACAGCAAAAACTACAACATTGGGACACATGGTGGACCAACCATTTGTAGTGCATACTTCCTGGGAGGGGCATGCTGCTgaagaaattaaaaacattgcAGATGCAAGCACAAAAGACTTAAACAAAGACAACATATGTAGAACGGCACTTAAAGTAACAGATTATTTAAGCTATGTCAAAATCATTTATGTTCTTCTTGAATGgcataaacaaaacaagcaaaataGACAGGATATCAGAATTAGAGTTGGCATATTCACTGTATTGATGCGGTCAAGTGATCTATACTGTTGTCCAATCAAACAAGATGAGAAAGAGATTCGTTTTCATGACAAAAATCTATCTTATGCCACGCTGAAAACCTCAAAAGAGTTTAGTAAAAAATACTCTCAGACAATTTGGAACTTTATAATGGGTTACCATGACAAAGTTTCTTCTTCTGTAAAGACCCCTCAAGATGCCATTGCAGTATGTGCCATTTTATTCTCAGAAGTTATTAGGTATCCTGACATGTTCTTCCACAACATTCTCCTCATGCAGTTTTTTAAATCGTGGACTGAGTTTTGTGACCATCATCCAATGATAACAGGAGGATCATGGAAATGtcagggagaaaataaaaatacatctaaaaaagaaaatcttcAACCGAGAAACAGTGTCCCAGACAAAgttaaaaagagaaaacaaaaaaatattgtattttgtgCTAAGAAAATAATGAGAGATGAGGACAAAATGAATACTCTATTCCAAATAGAGGTCTTAGATTCTCAGGTTGAAGAAGCTGATGATACAGCCTCCTTTGAGACTTTGGGGTATGGGTGCTGA
- the LOC127620221 gene encoding free fatty acid receptor 2-like: protein MAMFNSQLLLSFYFLTILIGLPANILAFFTFCRKVHRKPTPIDILLLNLTISDLIFLAFLPFKMKEASDNMTWKLPYYLCHISSFFFFSTIYTSTLFLTAISIERYLGVAFPIRYALGRRPRNAVIASCFLWLLGSLNLSIVDIVPFIHSSDANDSSNSKINWSNPTSLTCYDNFTTEQLHILLPVRLELFIVLFCIPLIICCFCYINFIRILSKLPHLGRRRRLRAIGLAVGTLLVFTICFSPYNISHVVGFVRKESEWWRHFALISSALNACLDPIIFYFSSAAVRSAIKACGYGLREKMHIVQCRRVLCCPLLAPSRTEAYKDSNPPIDLR from the coding sequence ATGGCCATGTTCAACAGCCAGCTCCTCTTGTCATTCTACTTCCTCACCATTTTAATTGGCCTTCCCGCAAACATCCTCGCATTTTTTACCTTCTGTCGCAAGGTTCACCGCAAACCCACCCCCATCGACATTCTCCTGCTAAACCTGACAATATCTGACCTGATCTTCCTTGCGTTCCTGCCTTTCAAGATGAAGGAGGCTTCTGACAACATGACCTGGAAGCTGCCGTATTACTTGTGTCATATTagcagtttctttttcttttccaccATCTACACCAGCACATTATTTCTGACAGCAATCAGCATTGAGCGCTACCTGGGAGTCGCGTTTCCAATCAGATATGCGCTTGGTCGTCGACCACGCAATGCTGTGATTGCAAGTTGCTTCCTCTGGCTTCTTGGCTCTCTGAACCTAAGTATTGTGGACATTGTGCCATTCATACACTCAAGTGATGCCAATGACTCTAGCAATAGCAAGATTAACTGGTCCAATCCCACATCATTAACGTGCTATGATAACTTCACCACAGAACAGTTGCACATTCTTCTTCCTGTTCGTCTGGAGctatttattgtgcttttttgtaTACCCCTCATTATCTGCTGTTTCTGTTACATCAACTTCATTCGAATTCTGTCCAAACTACCCCACCTCGGACGACGTCGTAGACTCAGAGCTATTGGACTGGCGGTAGGGACACTGCTGGTTTTCACCATCTGTTTCAGCCCCTATAATATCTCACACGTGGTTGGTTTTGTTCgaaaggaaagtgaatggtggcgtCACTTTGCATTAATCTCCAGTGCGCTGAATGCCTGTTTGGACCCCATCATCTTTTACTTTTCCTCGGCTGCTGTCCGAAGTGCCATAAAAGCATGTGGTTATGGTCTGAGGGAAAAGATGCACATTGTACAATGCAGAAGGGTTCTGTGCTGCCCTTTGCTGGCCCCTTCAAGAACTGAGGCTTACAAGGACTCGAATCCACCTATTGATCTGAGATGA